A genomic stretch from Malus domestica chromosome 15, GDT2T_hap1 includes:
- the LOC103455650 gene encoding G-box-binding factor 1-like isoform X2: MWGAQHPMMPPYGTPVPYPAMYPPGGVYAHPSMVMTPGAPQPTPEFEGKGPDGKERASTKKPKGTAGNAGLAGGKVVESGKATSGSGNDGASQSGESGSEGSSDGSDDNANNQEYGANKKGSFDKMLADGANAQNSTGTLVQASVPGKPVSMPGTNLNIGMDLWNASPAGAGAGAAKVRGNPSGPPSAGGAEHWIQDERELKRQKRKQSNRESARRSRLRKQAECEELQARVETLSNENHSLREELHRLSEECEKLTSENANIKEELTRVCGPDLVANLEQQPGGGEGNS, translated from the exons ATGTGGGGAGCCCAG CATCCTATGATGCCGCCATATGGAACTCCAGTTCCATATCCGGCCATGTATCCTCCAGGTGGAGTTTATGCTCATCCCAGTATGGTGATG ACCCCAGGCGCACCACAACCAACCCCAGAGTTCGAAGGGAAGGGTCCTGACGGGAAAGAGCGGGCTTCAACCAAAAAACCCAAGGGAACTGCAGGAAATGCAGGTTTGGCTGGTGGCAAGGTTGTGGAGAGTGGAAAAGCAACTTCAGGTTCAGGAAATGATGGTGCTTCACAAAG TGGTGAAAGTGGTAGCGAGGGTTCATCGGATGGAAGCGATGATAATGCTAACAATCAG GAGTATGGTGCAAACAAGAAGGGAAGCTTTGACAAGATGCTTGCGGATG GGGCAAATGCACAAAATAGCACCGGGACACTTGTTCAGGCTTCAGTGCCTGGGAAGCCAGTCTCTATGCCTGGAACTAATCTGAATATCGGAATGGATTTATGGAATGCATCCCCTGCTGGTGCTGGAGCTGGAGCTGCAAAAGTAAGAGGAAATCCATCAGGTCCTCCTTCAGCTGGTGGTGCCGAGCATTGGATTCAA GATGAACGTGAACTGAAAAGGCAGAAAAGAAAGCAATCAAATAGGGAGTCAGCTAGGAGGTCAAGATTACGGAAGCAG GCAGAGTGTGAAGAGCTACAAGCAAGGGTAGAGACTTTGAGCAATGAGAATCATAGCCTCAGAGAAGAGCTGCATAGGCTTTCTGAGGAATGCGAGAAACTGACATCTGAGAATGCTAATATAAAG GAAGAACTGACACGGGTGTGCGGACCCGATTTAGTAGCAAACCTTGAGCAGCAGCCTGGTGGTGGTGAGGGCAACAGCTGA
- the LOC103455651 gene encoding uncharacterized protein isoform X2: MIPADQFVLLGLGVVLLFWCMFGSRWFFVFVTICMLFLVKKIALRMLFLVLWGLVYRYTVHARQLKGKFVLHKKSGFYIGQLMDLSALLKYFQTSLFHDNLIIISVVLGCPMYYHMKFAFLVWLQLPTVDGAKQLYTNHLRPFFLKHQAIIDRVLVLTYSKVHKLLSAHKAEIEYARAMVMKMLGSDLPRHNAIEGQIRPPNPDLPGQNAVEDQTRLDQYQFRSLIMRISIITKRRIVIAFRM; this comes from the exons ATGATCCCGGCCGACcaatttgttttgttgggtttgGGAGTAGTTTTGCTGTTTTGGTGTATGTTTGGTTCTCGTTGGTTTTTCGTTTTTGTAACGATATGCATGctatttttagtaaaaaaaattgcTCTGCGCATGCTATTCCTTGTTCTGTGGGGATTGGTTTACCGGTATACTGTACATGCCAGGCAATTGAAAGGAAAGTTCGTACTGCACAAGAAAAGTGGCTTTTATATTGGGCAG CTTATGGATCTTTCAGCCTTGTTGAAATATTTTCAGACAAGCTTATTTCATG ATAACCTCATCATTATTTCCGTTGTCCTTGGGTGCCCAATGTACTACCATATGAAGTTTGCATTTCTTGTTTGGCTCCAACTTCCTACTGTTGAT GGAGCGAAGCAGTTGTACACAAACCATCTACGCCCGTTCTTTTTGAAGCATCAAGCTATAATTGATCGAGTTTTGGTGCTCACATATAGCAAAGTG CACAAACTCCTTAGTGCACACAAAGCCGAGATTGAGTATGCTAGGGCTATGGTCATGAAGATGTTGGGTTCAG ATCTGCCACGGCATAATGCAATTGAAGGCCAGATTAGACCACCTAATCCAGATCTACCAGGGCAGAATGCGGTTGAAGACCAGACCAGATTAGACCAGTACCAGTTTCGGAGTCTGATCATGAGGATTAGTATTATTACTAAAAGGAGAATTGTTATTGCTTTTCGCATGTAG
- the LOC139187470 gene encoding scarecrow-like protein 15, whose product MRVPVSSPHSNNKNQSPKHNPQTNNPSVNFHLGISSLGGYEPTSVLDLRHSPSPVSAEKPSKISAIPDVLSHSNHDPLEWEEEQVLHNLDWDSIMRDLGLHDENVPNLKTSIPQLNANDPQISEYPHPQPFDATQLVHSDWDINLSEVYSSQNCYDHVTNDFHQSGNWNVGLDFIEELIRAADCFDTDELQLAQVILDRLNNRLRSSSPSKPVGKPLQRVAVYFKEALQSLLNGSDTAAREFTSWSDIVQTIRAYKGFSGISPVPMFSHFTTNQALLEALNGSTFIHVIDFDIGLGGQYASLMKELAEKADVASRNNGNPVPPVLRITAVVPDEYAVETRLVRENLSQFAQELKIRFQVEFVPLRAFEMMSFKAVKFMDGEKTAVLLSPYILRRLSSQNNISGFLGNMRRVSPSVVVFIDGEGMGDAGTTSFRRNFVSGLEFFSIMLESLDAAVAASSDVVKKIETYLLRPKIQAAVEEAGRRIPPWREVFQGAGMRAVELSQFADFQAQCLLGKVQVRGFHVAKRQAELVLCWHDRALVATSAWRCN is encoded by the coding sequence ATGAGAGTGCCCGTTTCTTCTCCACACAGCAACAacaagaaccaatctcccaaGCACAACCCCCAGACTAATAACCCAAGTGTCAACTTTCACCTCGGTATTTCGAGCTTGGGGGGCTACGAGCCCACCTCGGTTCTCGACCTCCGTCACAGCCCCAGCCCCGTCTCCGCCGAAAAACCCTCGAAAATTTCGGCCATCCCCGACGTGCTGTCCCACTCGAACCATGATCCTCTCGAGTGGGAGGAGGAGCAAGTCCTGCACAACTTGGACTGGGACTCAATTATGAGGGACTTAGGGTTGCACGACGAAAACGTCCCAAATCTCAAGACTTCAATCCCACAATTGAATGCAAACGATCCTCAGATTTCGGAGTACCCCCATCCTCAGCCGTTCGATGCCACCCAGCTCGTCCACTCCGATTGGGACATCAATCTCTCCGAAGTGTACTCCTCCCAGAATTGTTACGACCATGTGACGAACGACTTCCATCAATCGGGCAACTGGAACGTAGGGCTTGATTTCATCGAGGAGTTAATCCGCGCCGCGGACTGTTTCGACACGGACGAGTTGCAACTTGCCCAGGTGATCCTAGACCGTTTGAACAACAGGCTGCGATCCTCCTCCCCGTCGAAACCCGTTGGGAAGCCGCTCCAGCGCGTCGCAGTTTATTTCAAGGAAGCTCTTCAGTCCCTCCTCAACGGCTCAGACACCGCGGCGCGCGAGTTCACTTCCTGGTCCGACATCGTCCAGACGATCCGCGCCTACAAGGGCTTTTCGGGAATTTCGCCCGTCCCGATGTTCTCTCACTTCACGACAAACCAGGCCCTACTGGAGGCTCTCAACGGCTCCACCTTCATCCACGTCATCGACTTCGACATCGGCCTGGGCGGCCAGTACGCTTCCCTAATGAAAGAGCTCGCTGAGAAAGCTGACGTGGCAAGCCGAAATAACGGCAACCCGGTCCCACCGGTGCTTCGCATAACTGCCGTCGTGCCCGACGAGTACGCCGTCGAGACCCGACTGGTTCGGGAGAACCTGTCCCAGTTCGCTCAGGAACTCAAGATTAGGTTCCAGGTCGAGTTCGTCCCCCTTCGTGCGTTCGAGATGATGTCGTTCAAGGCCGTCAAGTTCATGGACGGAGAGAAGACGGCGGTTCTTCTGTCTCCATACATCCTCCGCCGTCTCAGCTCCCAGAACAACATCTCCGGTTTTCTCGGTAACATGCGCCGCGTATCGCCAAGCGTCGTGGTGTTCATCGACGGGGAAGGGATGGGGGATGCCGGAACAACTTCGTTCCGGAGGAACTTCGTCTCTGGCCTCGAGTTCTTCTCAATCATGCTGGAGTCGCTGGACGCGGCCGTGGCGGCTTCCAGCGACGTGGTGAAGAAGATTGAGACGTATTTGCTGCGGCCGAAGATTCAGGCGGCAGTGGAGGAGGCAGGGAGGCGGATTCCGCCGTGGAGGGAAGTATTTCAGGGGGCGGGGATGAGGGCGGTGGAGCTGAGCCAGTTTGCGGACTTTCAGGCCCAGTGCTTGTTGGGGAAGGTCCAGGTCAGGGGATTCCACGTGGCGAAACGGCAGGCCGAGTTGGTGCTTTGCTGGCACGATAGGGCCTTGGTTGCCACGTCCGCATGGAGGTGTAATTAG
- the LOC103455650 gene encoding G-box-binding factor 1-like isoform X1, with translation MGTGEEGTPSKPSKQASTPQELPTTPSYPDWSSSMQAYYGPGGTPPPFFASTVASSTPHPYMWGAQHPMMPPYGTPVPYPAMYPPGGVYAHPSMVMTPGAPQPTPEFEGKGPDGKERASTKKPKGTAGNAGLAGGKVVESGKATSGSGNDGASQSGESGSEGSSDGSDDNANNQEYGANKKGSFDKMLADGANAQNSTGTLVQASVPGKPVSMPGTNLNIGMDLWNASPAGAGAGAAKVRGNPSGPPSAGGAEHWIQDERELKRQKRKQSNRESARRSRLRKQAECEELQARVETLSNENHSLREELHRLSEECEKLTSENANIKEELTRVCGPDLVANLEQQPGGGEGNS, from the exons ATGGGGACAGGGGAAGAGGGTACTCCTTCTAAGCCTTCCAAACAAGCTTCTACACCTCAG GAATTACCAACAACACCTTCATATCCCGATTGGTCCAGCTCTATGCAG GCTTATTATGGTCCTGGAGGTACTCCGCCTCCCTTTTTCGCCTCTACTGTTGCTTCCTCAACTCCACACCCCTATATGTGGGGAGCCCAG CATCCTATGATGCCGCCATATGGAACTCCAGTTCCATATCCGGCCATGTATCCTCCAGGTGGAGTTTATGCTCATCCCAGTATGGTGATG ACCCCAGGCGCACCACAACCAACCCCAGAGTTCGAAGGGAAGGGTCCTGACGGGAAAGAGCGGGCTTCAACCAAAAAACCCAAGGGAACTGCAGGAAATGCAGGTTTGGCTGGTGGCAAGGTTGTGGAGAGTGGAAAAGCAACTTCAGGTTCAGGAAATGATGGTGCTTCACAAAG TGGTGAAAGTGGTAGCGAGGGTTCATCGGATGGAAGCGATGATAATGCTAACAATCAG GAGTATGGTGCAAACAAGAAGGGAAGCTTTGACAAGATGCTTGCGGATG GGGCAAATGCACAAAATAGCACCGGGACACTTGTTCAGGCTTCAGTGCCTGGGAAGCCAGTCTCTATGCCTGGAACTAATCTGAATATCGGAATGGATTTATGGAATGCATCCCCTGCTGGTGCTGGAGCTGGAGCTGCAAAAGTAAGAGGAAATCCATCAGGTCCTCCTTCAGCTGGTGGTGCCGAGCATTGGATTCAA GATGAACGTGAACTGAAAAGGCAGAAAAGAAAGCAATCAAATAGGGAGTCAGCTAGGAGGTCAAGATTACGGAAGCAG GCAGAGTGTGAAGAGCTACAAGCAAGGGTAGAGACTTTGAGCAATGAGAATCATAGCCTCAGAGAAGAGCTGCATAGGCTTTCTGAGGAATGCGAGAAACTGACATCTGAGAATGCTAATATAAAG GAAGAACTGACACGGGTGTGCGGACCCGATTTAGTAGCAAACCTTGAGCAGCAGCCTGGTGGTGGTGAGGGCAACAGCTGA
- the LOC103455651 gene encoding uncharacterized protein isoform X1: protein MIPADQFVLLGLGVVLLFWCMFGSRWFFVFVTICMLFLVKKIALRMLFLVLWGLVYRYTVHARQLKGKFVLHKKSGFYIGQLMDLSALLKYFQTSLFHDNLIIISVVLGCPMYYHMKFAFLVWLQLPTVDGAKQLYTNHLRPFFLKHQAIIDRVLVLTYSKVHKLLSAHKAEIEYARAMVMKMLGSDQPSNSDLPRHNAIEGQIRPPNPDLPGQNAVEDQTRLDQYQFRSLIMRISIITKRRIVIAFRM from the exons ATGATCCCGGCCGACcaatttgttttgttgggtttgGGAGTAGTTTTGCTGTTTTGGTGTATGTTTGGTTCTCGTTGGTTTTTCGTTTTTGTAACGATATGCATGctatttttagtaaaaaaaattgcTCTGCGCATGCTATTCCTTGTTCTGTGGGGATTGGTTTACCGGTATACTGTACATGCCAGGCAATTGAAAGGAAAGTTCGTACTGCACAAGAAAAGTGGCTTTTATATTGGGCAG CTTATGGATCTTTCAGCCTTGTTGAAATATTTTCAGACAAGCTTATTTCATG ATAACCTCATCATTATTTCCGTTGTCCTTGGGTGCCCAATGTACTACCATATGAAGTTTGCATTTCTTGTTTGGCTCCAACTTCCTACTGTTGAT GGAGCGAAGCAGTTGTACACAAACCATCTACGCCCGTTCTTTTTGAAGCATCAAGCTATAATTGATCGAGTTTTGGTGCTCACATATAGCAAAGTG CACAAACTCCTTAGTGCACACAAAGCCGAGATTGAGTATGCTAGGGCTATGGTCATGAAGATGTTGGGTTCAG ACCAGCCGTCTAATTCAGATCTGCCACGGCATAATGCAATTGAAGGCCAGATTAGACCACCTAATCCAGATCTACCAGGGCAGAATGCGGTTGAAGACCAGACCAGATTAGACCAGTACCAGTTTCGGAGTCTGATCATGAGGATTAGTATTATTACTAAAAGGAGAATTGTTATTGCTTTTCGCATGTAG